A stretch of Candidatus Krumholzibacteriia bacterium DNA encodes these proteins:
- the dnaE gene encoding DNA polymerase III subunit alpha gives MTYVPLTVRTEYSFFDSLCRVHDLVERARALGFDALGVADLHETLALPRFALAAREAGLRPLLGARLRLLEELPRRGDRNEPPPELVLFAADTGGYRNLLHLVSLAHLERGHDEPGVTLADLENAGNGLVALDGGREGPVYRAYGEELPAQAERLAAQLREVFGVENFFLQLQRHGESAETLYEPFVLHLARRLGLRVVAANDTRYLDAEEARQYEVLHCFAAGRTVADPARRPPRPRQHLRSPVEMQHLFRDLPEVLEQTRRVAERCQLELQPEPRGTAVLPTTSGRDPGLELRLQCERAACDRYGTVRYQDVPVEARDRIAHELENIEEKKLASCFLLVQDVARHAKEEGISCGPGRGSLAGSLVAHLLGITPLDPLAHGLLFERFLSRSRRGLPEFELEVEHHRREELLDWVRRRLGGQRVAALGVVERLSTRGAVRLAATALGSDAETRTALARVLRLPEDGAWSEPAKERAQAWNDPRLKVLLEISTRLEGLAQRLVASPSGLLLAPAGLHGLVALERQTNARIVAQATSEDADLLGCWRLHVHGSRHASLQAEAVQHRQRRTGASLDLQGLSLDDESTYRLLARGATLGIPQLESPRMQGLLRQAQPARFSALVALLAGERGGVQERASAGALPAATLAPAQDILQRTRGELLYEEQWMQLAAAFGHYDLEEADSLRVALVQRQWGNLAAQRARFLCGAVEGGITLPVAEELFTRLVAAAGSLACEAHVASQALLAYRSAYLAAHHPLEFFTALLNHEVGQPERHEAILREAVERQVRLLDVDIQRSASQCRIEDEGIRLGLTLVRHIGAGLAERIIEEREQHGPFRSLQEFRRRLHELPQRALESLIGAGAFASLGTPRTPVERGAAASPRPGPAAAQMELPFGEVETPGGRGTEQSTTPGGARGRGGASRRAASRTSHPGGRGVGGSPRLWIVGRIRSRHGGEGETLRP, from the coding sequence ATGACGTACGTGCCCCTGACGGTTCGCACCGAATACAGCTTCTTCGACTCGCTCTGCCGTGTGCACGATCTCGTCGAGAGAGCCCGTGCCCTCGGCTTCGACGCTCTCGGTGTAGCCGACCTGCACGAGACCCTGGCGCTGCCGCGCTTCGCCCTGGCGGCGCGGGAGGCGGGCTTGCGCCCCCTCCTCGGTGCGCGTCTCCGTCTTCTCGAGGAGTTACCCCGCCGGGGCGACCGGAACGAACCTCCGCCGGAGCTGGTGCTCTTCGCCGCCGATACGGGCGGCTACCGCAACCTCCTCCACCTGGTCAGCCTGGCGCACCTGGAGCGCGGCCACGACGAGCCAGGCGTGACGCTGGCGGACCTGGAGAACGCAGGCAACGGTCTGGTTGCCCTCGACGGCGGCCGCGAGGGTCCGGTGTACCGCGCCTACGGTGAAGAGCTCCCGGCGCAAGCCGAGCGCCTGGCAGCGCAGTTGCGCGAGGTGTTCGGGGTGGAGAACTTCTTCCTGCAGTTGCAACGCCACGGCGAGAGCGCCGAAACGCTGTACGAACCCTTCGTGCTCCACCTGGCGCGACGTCTCGGGCTCCGGGTGGTGGCAGCCAACGACACGCGCTACCTCGATGCCGAGGAAGCGCGGCAATATGAAGTGCTGCACTGTTTCGCCGCCGGCCGCACCGTGGCGGATCCCGCCCGGCGGCCGCCGCGTCCGCGGCAGCACCTGCGCAGCCCGGTGGAGATGCAACATCTCTTCCGCGACTTGCCCGAGGTGCTGGAGCAAACGCGTCGGGTGGCCGAACGCTGTCAGCTGGAACTGCAGCCGGAGCCCCGGGGAACGGCCGTCCTCCCCACCACCTCCGGCCGTGACCCGGGCCTCGAGCTCCGGCTGCAGTGTGAACGCGCCGCCTGCGATCGCTATGGCACGGTGCGCTACCAGGACGTGCCCGTCGAGGCCCGCGACCGGATCGCCCACGAGCTGGAAAACATCGAAGAGAAGAAGCTGGCAAGCTGCTTTCTCCTTGTCCAGGACGTGGCGCGTCATGCCAAGGAGGAGGGCATCTCCTGTGGCCCCGGCCGCGGCAGCCTGGCGGGCAGCCTGGTAGCCCACCTGCTCGGCATCACGCCCCTCGATCCGCTCGCCCATGGCTTGCTCTTCGAGCGTTTCCTTTCTCGCTCCCGCCGCGGGCTCCCGGAATTCGAGCTCGAAGTGGAGCACCACCGGCGCGAAGAGCTGCTCGACTGGGTGCGGCGCCGTCTCGGTGGGCAGCGGGTCGCGGCCCTCGGCGTGGTGGAACGCCTGTCGACGCGGGGAGCCGTACGTTTGGCTGCCACCGCCCTCGGCAGCGACGCCGAAACCCGGACTGCCCTCGCTCGGGTTTTGCGCCTGCCCGAGGACGGGGCATGGTCCGAACCGGCGAAAGAGCGTGCACAGGCCTGGAACGATCCGCGCCTCAAGGTGCTCCTCGAGATCTCCACCCGCCTCGAAGGCCTGGCGCAGCGCCTCGTCGCCAGCCCGAGCGGGCTTCTGCTCGCGCCCGCGGGGCTGCATGGTCTGGTGGCGCTGGAACGGCAGACGAATGCACGGATCGTGGCGCAAGCCACGAGCGAGGACGCGGACCTGCTCGGCTGCTGGCGGCTGCACGTGCACGGCTCCCGGCACGCTAGCTTGCAGGCGGAGGCCGTGCAGCACCGGCAGCGCCGCACCGGGGCGTCCCTCGATCTGCAGGGGCTCAGCCTCGACGACGAATCCACCTACCGCTTGCTCGCTCGCGGCGCGACGCTGGGAATTCCGCAGCTCGAGAGCCCGCGGATGCAGGGATTGCTGCGTCAAGCGCAGCCGGCGCGTTTCTCCGCTCTCGTGGCCCTGCTGGCGGGCGAGCGCGGCGGAGTGCAAGAGCGTGCGAGTGCGGGGGCCTTGCCGGCGGCAACGCTGGCGCCAGCGCAAGACATTCTGCAGCGGACACGGGGAGAGCTGCTCTACGAGGAGCAATGGATGCAGCTGGCCGCGGCGTTCGGACACTACGACCTCGAGGAGGCCGACTCCCTGCGCGTCGCGCTCGTGCAACGTCAATGGGGCAACCTGGCGGCACAGCGGGCGCGCTTCCTCTGCGGTGCCGTGGAGGGAGGGATCACGCTGCCGGTGGCGGAGGAGCTCTTCACGCGGCTGGTCGCGGCCGCGGGCTCCCTGGCGTGCGAGGCGCATGTGGCCTCGCAGGCGTTGCTGGCCTATCGCTCCGCCTATCTCGCTGCGCATCATCCGTTGGAGTTCTTCACCGCGCTGCTCAACCACGAGGTGGGACAACCGGAGCGTCACGAAGCGATCCTGCGCGAGGCCGTGGAGCGCCAGGTGCGGCTCCTGGACGTGGACATCCAGCGGAGCGCGAGCCAGTGCCGCATCGAAGACGAAGGCATTCGTCTGGGCCTGACCTTGGTGCGTCACATCGGAGCTGGACTGGCGGAGCGCATCATCGAAGAGCGCGAGCAGCACGGGCCCTTCCGCTCGCTGCAGGAATTCCGCCGCCGGCTGCACGAGCTGCCGCAGCGCGCCCTCGAGAGCCTGATCGGCGCCGGTGCTTTTGCCTCCCTCGGGACGCCCCGCACGCCGGTAGAACGCGGCGCTGCCGCGTCCCCGCGGCCGGGCCCGGCAGCGGCGCAGATGGAGCTGCCCTTCGGCGAGGTAGAGACACCGGGAGGCAGAGGAACGGAGCAGTCGACCACGCCCGGTGGAGCGCGAGGTCGCGGCGGCGCGTCACGCCGAGCCGCGAGCCGGACCTCGCACCCTGGGGGGCGAGGAGTGGGTGGATCGCCCCGATTGTGGATCGTGGGCCGCATTCGTTCGCGTCACGGCGGCGAAGGCGAGACCCTGCGACCCTAG
- the lexA gene encoding transcriptional repressor LexA: MAPKPLTERQSSILAFIVETIQTRGFPPTLREIGLAFGIRSTKGVNDHLAALERKGKIRRHADLSRGIEVVDLPSAAEGERVPLLGRIAAGAPLLATENVEETFVLDRSLVRGTDFMLTVQGNSMVEAHICDGDLILVRAQESAEDGEIVAVLVDEEATVKRFFRQGRLVRLEPANATLRPVVVDPASVSVRILGKVVGVFRLL, translated from the coding sequence GTGGCTCCGAAACCGCTCACGGAGCGCCAGAGTTCGATCCTGGCCTTCATTGTCGAGACGATTCAGACGAGGGGTTTTCCGCCCACCCTGCGCGAGATCGGTCTAGCCTTTGGAATTCGCTCTACCAAGGGGGTCAACGACCACCTGGCGGCGCTGGAGCGCAAAGGGAAGATCCGTCGTCACGCCGACCTGAGCCGCGGCATCGAGGTCGTGGATCTGCCCTCCGCTGCGGAAGGCGAACGGGTGCCGCTGCTCGGGCGCATCGCCGCAGGAGCGCCGTTGCTCGCCACGGAAAACGTGGAAGAGACGTTCGTGCTCGATCGCAGCCTCGTGCGCGGCACCGACTTCATGCTCACCGTGCAAGGGAACAGCATGGTGGAGGCGCACATTTGCGACGGCGATCTGATCCTGGTGCGGGCGCAGGAGAGCGCCGAGGACGGCGAGATCGTCGCCGTGCTCGTGGACGAGGAAGCCACGGTGAAGCGCTTCTTCCGGCAAGGCCGGCTCGTGCGTTTGGAGCCGGCGAACGCAACTCTGCGCCCGGTGGTCGTCGACCCGGCGTCGGTGTCGGTGCGCATTCTCGGCAAAGTCGTCGGTGTCTTCCGCCTCCTTTGA
- a CDS encoding RNA-binding protein, with the protein MKKLYVGNLPFTATEAEVRTMFEKHGTVHSVALINDRETGRPRGFGFVEMDEDGAQAAMRALNGYEWNGRPLNVNEAQERKRGGGGGFGGGGGGGGGGYGGGGGRRERW; encoded by the coding sequence GTGAAGAAACTGTACGTCGGAAATTTGCCGTTCACCGCTACCGAGGCCGAGGTGCGCACCATGTTCGAGAAGCACGGGACGGTGCACTCCGTGGCCCTGATCAACGATCGGGAGACGGGACGGCCGAGAGGCTTTGGCTTCGTCGAGATGGACGAGGACGGGGCCCAGGCTGCGATGCGGGCGCTGAACGGTTACGAGTGGAACGGCCGGCCTCTCAACGTCAACGAGGCGCAGGAACGTAAGCGGGGTGGCGGTGGCGGCTTCGGTGGCGGTGGCGGTGGCGGCGGCGGCGGATACGGCGGCGGCGGCGGGCGCAGGGAACGCTGGTAG
- a CDS encoding O-antigen ligase family protein, translated as MNAAPVSRWRERTEAGLAASLYAIPLTVSWTVAGAHIAAGLAAALALLLGGCWRRWPVVRTRADYAFLAFAVAACLAALFALPPTSDPVPLKKLLLIPIVHLVACTLVPPQRARTALRLYVGAVALTAALASTLFLLQHHPMGDRLRSTTHYMTLSGLLVLAWPMAVAVAARGPHRRLYALATAALTLALVLTLTRGAWLSLPVAVVAMLARTRPRWLYLVPGLMLASYFLLPPAYRERLRTSFDPTYTSNSDRLQMWQTGLAMWRDRPVTGVGLGDLQPLYRTYAPPGVERVYGHLHNNWVHVLATMGTLGILAFGWLMLQGGRIVHAAHAAATPELRALALGGWGSFWAFQTMGLFEWNFGDVEVTIAFYFLLGVFAALERSTQR; from the coding sequence ATGAACGCCGCCCCGGTGTCGCGTTGGCGCGAGCGCACGGAGGCGGGACTCGCCGCCAGCCTCTACGCCATTCCCTTGACCGTCTCGTGGACCGTGGCCGGGGCGCACATCGCCGCCGGTCTCGCCGCCGCCCTCGCCCTGCTCCTCGGCGGTTGCTGGCGCCGCTGGCCTGTGGTGCGTACCCGGGCGGACTACGCTTTCCTCGCCTTCGCCGTCGCCGCCTGCCTCGCGGCTCTCTTCGCTCTCCCGCCCACCTCCGACCCGGTGCCGCTCAAGAAGCTCCTGCTCATCCCCATCGTGCACCTCGTTGCCTGCACCCTCGTGCCGCCGCAGCGGGCAAGGACCGCGCTGCGACTCTACGTCGGTGCGGTGGCGCTCACCGCTGCCCTGGCTTCGACGCTCTTCCTCCTGCAACACCACCCCATGGGGGATCGACTGCGGTCGACGACGCATTACATGACCCTCTCCGGCCTGCTCGTTCTCGCCTGGCCCATGGCAGTTGCCGTTGCCGCTCGCGGGCCCCATCGCCGCCTCTACGCTCTCGCCACCGCGGCTCTCACCCTGGCCCTGGTGCTCACCTTGACCCGAGGTGCTTGGCTGTCACTCCCGGTCGCCGTCGTCGCCATGCTCGCTCGCACCCGGCCGCGCTGGCTCTACCTCGTCCCCGGGCTCATGCTGGCGAGCTATTTCCTCCTGCCGCCGGCGTACCGGGAGCGCCTGCGCACCAGCTTCGATCCCACCTACACCTCCAACTCCGACCGATTGCAGATGTGGCAGACCGGCCTCGCCATGTGGCGCGACCGGCCTGTGACCGGGGTCGGCCTCGGGGACCTGCAGCCCCTCTATCGCACCTACGCTCCCCCCGGTGTCGAACGCGTCTATGGGCATCTGCACAACAACTGGGTGCACGTGTTGGCCACCATGGGGACGCTGGGAATCCTCGCCTTCGGCTGGCTCATGCTGCAGGGCGGCCGGATCGTGCACGCCGCCCACGCCGCCGCCACACCGGAGCTCCGCGCTCTGGCTCTCGGGGGCTGGGGCAGCTTCTGGGCCTTCCAGACCATGGGGCTCTTCGAATGGAACTTCGGCGACGTGGAGGTGACGATCGCCTTCTATTTCCTCCTCGGCGTCTTCGCCGCCTTGGAGCGATCCACCCAGCGTTGA